A genomic region of Metopolophium dirhodum isolate CAU chromosome 1, ASM1992520v1, whole genome shotgun sequence contains the following coding sequences:
- the LOC132934803 gene encoding regulator of nonsense transcripts 1-like, with protein sequence MSIDIYEPSSQDLVFLETDEVDIIGEDTQSDEADTICADTQGSEFEFTDFTLPSQSQPPMSQLESPSLAHRMQFLSDEIDKNDTNVITVTKTIGELKFKDKEEEDSFFNEELPYYACKYCGIHDPGCIVMCNICKKWFCNGRGNTSGSHIINHLVRANHKEVTFHKDGPLGETALECYSCGVKNVFVLGFVTAKGDSVIIVLCRQPCSTQNTLKDLNWDQEQWKPLIAERCFLTWLVKVPNETDQLRSRNVSATQISQLEELWRHNNEATINDIDKSGIDEEQQIVLLRYKDGCHYRNVFGSLVKLVADNDKHLKESRTQENITVRWDVGLNKKVVAHFHLAKTDGDMRLMYDDELRLRLTGENPWGGIGHVIKIPDNYGEGVGLELKSNKGVPTEITSNYKVDYIWKSTSFDRMQCSLNRFATDESSMSSYIYHKLLGHEFDDLIFRSNMPKHFSAPNLPDLNRSQVKAVKHAVQRPLSLIQGPPGTGKTVTSATIIYQLVTINGGPVLVCAPSNIAVDQLTEKIHRTGLKVVRLCAKSRESIDSPVSFLALHNQIRKVPCNDVLQKLQQLKDETGELSMADEKRYSVLKKVAEQELLKAADVICTTCVGAGDPRLMQFKFHSILIDESVQATEPECMVPVVHGVQQLILVGDHCQLGPVVTCKKAANAGLTQSLFERLIVLGIRPFRLEVQYRMHPELSRFSSNFFYEGSLQNGVCADDRKLRKIEFPWPVADEPMLFYATLGHEEIAGSGTSYLNRTEAANVEQIATRFLRCGVRPDQIGIITPYEGQRAYLVQYMQYQAPLPSKLYQEIEIASVDAFQGREKDFIIMSCVRSNENQGIGFLSDPRRLNVALTRAKYGLLIVGNPKVLSKKQLWNHLLNYYKAKNVLVEGPLNNLKESLIQLPKPKQLGSTTNPGSYFMSTQMYDARETLIPGCVYYRRNQGNVPIHGTPQYFPRPGPAVEMGLDFNTRNDDPSTFIMPHFRSELQIGGIPVGMMMNMNPMAPTRFFNQQSVKNRQDIHTNHLPMTNGRLKTKANQKNQKSNEICASPLASITQDVLQPYSQNMSQSMSQSGFSLSQPGLSQPDLSQDSYIMNEFHSQVDGLLSQDSTYEGDRTVTPF encoded by the exons ATGAGCATCGACATATACGAACCGAGTTCACAGGACTTGGTATTCTTGGAGACCGATGAGGTCGACATAATTGGCGAAGATACCCAGAGCGATGAGGCTGATACCATTTGCGCAGATACCCAGGGCAGCGAGTTTGAGTTTACCGACTTCACATTGCCATCCCAAAGCCAACCGCCAATGTCTCAATTGGAATCGCCATCATTGGCACATAGA ATGCAATTTCTGAGTgatgaaattgataaaaatgacaCTAATGTCATTACAGTCACTAAGACAATTGGCGAATTGAAGTTCAAGgataaagaagaagaagattcattttttaacgag GAATTGCCATATTATGCATGCAAATATTGTGGTATTCATGATCCTGGATGTATAGTCATGTGTAATATTTGCAAAAAATGGTTTTGTAATGGTCGCGGAAATACTTCTGgatcacatattattaatcatttggTTCGGGCCAATCATAAGGAGGTTACATTCCATAAAGATGGCCCATTGGGTGAAACTGCATTAGAGTGCTATTCGTGTGgtgtaaaaaatgtgtttgtgCTTGGATTCGTAACCGCCAAAGGAGACTCAGTGATCATTGTGCTATGCAGACAACCATGTTCTACACAAAATACTTTAAAAGATCTGAACTg gGATCAAGAACAATGGAAACCATTGATTGCTGAACGATGTTTTTTGACTTGGCTTGTTAAAGTACCAAATGAAACTGATCAATTGCGTTCTCGAAATGTCAGTGCTACTCAAATCTCTCAGCTTGAAGAACTATGGAGACACAATAACGAGGCAACAATTAATGATATTGACAAATCAGGTATAGATGAAGAGCAACAAATTGTTTTACTCAGATACAAAGATGGATGTCACTATAGAAACGTATTTGGATCATTGGTGAAATTAGTAGCAGACAATGATAAACATCTAAAAGAATCTCGGACTCAAGAAAACATTACTGTACGCTGGGATGttggattaaataaaaaagttgttgCCCATTTCCATCTAGCCAAGACTGATGGTGATATGCGCTTGATGTATGATGACGAACTGCGTTTGAGATTGACAGGTGAAAATCCTTGGGGTGGAATTGGTcatgttattaaaatacctGACAATTATGGAGAAGGCGTTGGCTTAGAACTAAAAAGTAACAAAGGTGTACCAACTGAAATAACATCAAATTATAAGGTAGATTATATATGGAAATCTACATCTTTTGACAG AATGCAGTGTTCATTGAATAGATTTGCTACAGATGAATCATCAATGTCGTCATATATATACCACAAACTGCTGGGGCACGAGTTTGATGATCTAATTTTTAGGTCAAATATGCCAAAACATTTCTCGGCACCAAACTTACCAGATTTAAACAGATCACAA GTAAAAGCAGTTAAGCATGCTGTACAACGGCCTCTGTCTTTAATCCAAGGACCCCCAGGAACTGGTAAAACAGTGACTTCTGCTACGATTATTTACCAATTAGTGACAATTAATGGTGGACCAGTATTGGTATGTGCTCCTTCAAATATCGCAGTGGATCAACTAACAGAAAAAATTCATAGAACTGGCTTAAAA gTTGTCCGATTGTGTGCTAAATCTCGTGAATCTATTGATTCTCCAGTTTCGTTTTTAGCTCTTCATAACCAGATCCGAAAGGTGCCAtg CAATGATGTGCTTCAAAAGCTACAACAGTTGAAAGATGAGACTGGTGAATTGTCAATGGCCGATGAAAAGAGGTATAGTGTTCTGAAAAAAGTAGCTGAACAAGAATTACTTAAAGCCGCAGATGTAATTTGTACTACATGTGTTGGAGCCGGTGATCCACGtttaatgcaatttaaatttcattcaaTCTTAATAGATGAAAGTGTGCAAGCTACAGAACCTGAATGTATGGTGCCAGTTGTGCATGGAGTACAacag ttaattCTGGTTGGAGACCATTGTCAACTTGGGCCTGTGGTAACATGTAAAAAAGCTGCTAATGCTGGGTTGACTCAATCTCTTTTTGAGCGTCTTATAGTTTTGGGTATTCGTCCATTCAGGTTGGAAGTTCAGTATAGAATGCATCCAGAACTATCACGATTTTCTTCAAATTTCTTTTATGAAGGTTCATTGCAAAATGGAGTTTGTGCtg ATGATAGGAAGTTAAGAAAAATTGAGTTTCCGTGGCCGGTGGCAGATGAACCTATGTTATTTTATGCGACACTAGGCCATGAAGAAATAGCAGGTTCAGGAACATCATATTTAAATAGAACAGAAGCTGCTAATGTTGAACAAATTGCCACTAGGTTTTTGAGATGTGGTGTGAGACCtgatcaaataggaattatcaCACCATATGAAGGACAACGTGCATACTTG GTACAATACATGCAATATCAAGCCCCTCTTCCATCTAAATTATATCAAGAAATCGAAATAGCTAGTGTTGACGCATTTCAGGGTCGggaaaaagattttattattatgtcatgtgTGCGTTCCAACGAAAATCAGGGAATTGGTTTTCTCAGCGATCCCAGGCGATTAAATGTTGCACTGACTAGAGCTAAATATGGGTTATTAATTGTTGGAAATCCAAAAGTTTTATCAAAA aaacaatTATGGAATCATCTGTTGAACTACTATAAAgcaaaaaatgtattggtaGAAGGACCATTGAATAATTTGAAAGAATCTCTTATTCAACTGCCTAAACCCAAACAGTTGGGGAGTACAACTAATCCAGGATCATATTTCATGTCAACTCAAATGTATGATGCTCGTGAAACTTTGATCCCTGGTTGTGTTTATTACCGTAGAAATCAAGGAAATGTTCCAATTCATGGTACACCTCAATATTTTCCAAGACCAG GTCCTGCTGTTGAAATGGGTTTGGATTTTAATACTCGTAATGATGATCCATCAACGTTTATTATGCCACATTTCAGATCTGAACTACAAATTGGCGGGATACCTGTTGGCATGATGATGAATATGAATCCAATGGCTCCCACCAGATTCTTTAATCAACAATCTGTTAAAA atCGCCAGGATATACATACTAACCATCTGCCAATGACTAATGGTCGTCTGAAGACTAAAGCAAatcagaaaaatcaaaaatcaaatgaAATCTGTGCTTCGCCACTGGCCTCAATTACTCAAGATGTTCTTCAGCCATACAGTCAGAACATGTCACAG AGTATGTCTCAGTCTGGATTCAGTCTTTCGCAACCTGGATTATCTCAGCCTGATTTATCCCAGGACAGTTACATAATGAATGAGTTTCATTCGCAGGTGGATGGATTACTCTCACAAGATTCAACATATGAAGGTGACCGTACTGTCACACCGTTTTAA